Proteins encoded by one window of Polaribacter haliotis:
- the uvrB gene encoding excinuclease ABC subunit UvrB — protein sequence MDFKLVSEFSPTGDQPQAIKELSNGILSGEKYQTLLGVTGSGKTFTVANVVKQVKKPTLVLAHNKTLAAQLYSEFKQFFPENAVEYFVSYYDYYQPEAYIPVTGTFIEKDLSINEDIERLRLSTTSSLLSGRRDVLVVASVSCLYGIGNPTEFKKNVIPIQVGQQISRTKFLHQLVQSLYSRTEVEIKSGTFKVKGDVVTIYPSYGDNGYRVHFFGDEIEEIELFDLESNTIINTFEELSIYPANLFVTSPDILQNAIHQIQDDMMKQVDFFNEVGKHLEAKRIKERTEFDLEMIRELGYCSGIENYSRYLDGRLPGTRPFCLLDYFPNDYLLIIDESHVTVPQTHAMYGGDRSRKENLVEYGFRLPAAMDNRPLKFEEFEAIQNQTVFVSATPADYELQKTEGVFVEQIIRPTGLLDPIIEVRPSLNQIDDLIEEIQTRVEKDERTLVTTLTKRMAEELTKYLTRVDIRCRYIHSDVDTLERVEIMQDLRKGLFDVLIGVNLLREGLDLPEVSLVAILDADKEGFLRNTKSLTQTIGRAARNVNGLAILYADKVTASMQKTIDETDRRREKQIAYNTKNNITPTQINKKIDNTLTKSAVSSYHYDNAKQVAAEQDLQYLPKEEIEKRIRSKRKQMEAAAKGLDFIVAAQLRDEIAVLKESI from the coding sequence ATGGATTTTAAATTGGTATCAGAATTTTCTCCAACAGGAGATCAACCACAAGCAATTAAAGAACTTTCTAACGGAATTTTATCTGGAGAAAAGTACCAAACCTTATTAGGTGTTACTGGTTCTGGAAAAACTTTTACAGTTGCGAATGTTGTAAAACAGGTTAAAAAACCGACTTTAGTTTTAGCACACAATAAAACTTTGGCTGCACAATTATATTCTGAGTTCAAACAATTTTTCCCCGAAAATGCAGTAGAGTATTTCGTTTCTTATTACGATTATTATCAGCCAGAAGCGTATATTCCTGTAACTGGAACGTTTATAGAAAAAGACTTATCTATCAATGAAGATATAGAGAGATTACGTTTAAGCACCACTTCTTCCCTACTTTCAGGGCGAAGAGATGTTTTAGTTGTAGCATCTGTTTCTTGTTTATATGGTATTGGAAATCCAACAGAGTTTAAGAAAAACGTAATTCCTATTCAAGTTGGTCAACAAATTTCCAGAACCAAATTTTTACACCAATTAGTACAGAGTTTGTATTCTCGAACAGAAGTAGAAATAAAAAGTGGAACTTTTAAAGTAAAAGGCGATGTCGTTACAATTTATCCTTCTTATGGAGATAATGGTTACAGAGTTCATTTTTTTGGAGATGAAATCGAAGAAATAGAATTGTTCGATTTAGAAAGCAATACAATCATTAATACTTTTGAAGAATTAAGCATTTATCCCGCAAATTTATTTGTGACTTCACCTGATATTTTACAAAATGCCATTCATCAAATTCAAGATGATATGATGAAACAAGTCGACTTTTTCAATGAAGTAGGCAAACATTTAGAAGCAAAACGTATTAAAGAAAGAACTGAATTCGATTTAGAAATGATTCGAGAATTAGGATATTGTTCTGGAATTGAAAATTATTCTCGTTATTTAGATGGAAGATTGCCAGGAACAAGACCTTTTTGTTTGTTAGATTATTTTCCTAATGATTATTTATTGATTATTGATGAAAGTCACGTTACTGTTCCACAAACGCATGCAATGTATGGTGGAGACAGAAGTAGAAAAGAAAATCTGGTAGAATATGGTTTTCGTTTGCCAGCAGCAATGGATAACAGACCTTTAAAATTTGAGGAGTTTGAAGCCATTCAAAATCAAACAGTTTTTGTTTCTGCAACTCCTGCAGATTACGAATTACAAAAGACAGAAGGTGTTTTTGTAGAACAAATTATTAGACCAACAGGATTATTAGATCCTATTATAGAAGTAAGACCAAGTTTAAATCAGATTGATGATTTGATTGAAGAGATTCAAACCAGAGTCGAAAAAGATGAAAGAACTTTAGTAACAACTTTAACCAAAAGAATGGCAGAAGAGTTGACTAAATATTTAACAAGAGTAGATATTCGTTGTAGATATATACATTCTGATGTAGACACTTTAGAACGCGTAGAAATTATGCAAGATTTGCGTAAAGGGTTATTTGATGTTTTAATTGGAGTAAATTTATTGCGTGAAGGTTTAGATTTACCAGAAGTTTCTTTGGTTGCTATTTTAGATGCAGATAAAGAAGGTTTTTTAAGAAATACTAAATCTTTAACTCAAACCATTGGTAGAGCAGCAAGAAATGTAAATGGTTTGGCAATTTTATATGCCGATAAAGTAACTGCAAGTATGCAAAAAACGATTGACGAAACGGATCGTAGAAGAGAAAAACAGATTGCCTATAATACAAAAAACAACATCACTCCTACTCAAATTAACAAAAAAATTGATAATACATTAACGAAATCTGCTGTTTCTAGTTATCATTACGACAATGCAAAACAAGTTGCTGCAGAACAAGATTTACAATATTTACCAAAAGAAGAAATTGAAAAGCGAATTCGCTCAAAACGTAAACAAATGGAAGCTGCTGCAAAAGGTTTAGACTTTATTGTTGCTGCCCAACTACGTGATGAAATTGCTGTTTTAAAGGAAAGTATTTAA
- the sucC gene encoding ADP-forming succinate--CoA ligase subunit beta, which produces MNLHEYQGKEILNSFGVRIQRGIVASSHKEAVDAAKQLTAETGTGWHVIKAQVHAGGRGKGGGVKLAKNLAEVESISNEIIGMMLVTPQTSAEGKKVNQVLICEDVYYPGDSEPEEYYMSVLLNRATGRNMIMYSTEGGMDIETVAEETPHLIFTEEIDPLLGIMPFQARKIAFNLGLSGVALKEMTKFVTNLYKAYIGSDSAMFEINPVLKTSDDKIMAVDAKVSLDENALYRHRDYAAMRDLREENPIEVEAKAAGLNYVDLDGNVGCMVNGAGLAMGTMDLIKESGGEPANFLDVGGTADAQRVETAFGIILKDTNVKAILVNIFGGIVRCDRVAQGVVDAYKSMGDRINVPIICRLQGTNAKEAKELIDNSGMEIISATEFQEAADKVQEVLEAS; this is translated from the coding sequence ATGAACTTACACGAATATCAAGGAAAAGAAATTTTAAACAGTTTTGGTGTTAGAATACAACGCGGAATTGTTGCAAGTAGTCATAAAGAAGCTGTAGATGCAGCAAAACAGTTAACTGCAGAAACCGGAACTGGTTGGCATGTTATAAAAGCACAAGTTCACGCAGGTGGTCGTGGAAAAGGTGGAGGGGTAAAATTAGCTAAAAATTTAGCTGAAGTAGAAAGCATTTCTAATGAAATTATTGGAATGATGTTAGTTACGCCACAAACATCTGCAGAAGGTAAAAAAGTAAATCAAGTTTTAATTTGCGAAGATGTTTATTATCCTGGAGATTCTGAGCCAGAAGAATATTATATGTCAGTTTTATTAAACAGAGCTACTGGTAGAAACATGATTATGTATTCTACAGAAGGTGGAATGGATATTGAAACAGTTGCAGAAGAAACTCCTCATTTAATTTTTACAGAAGAAATAGATCCTTTATTAGGAATTATGCCTTTTCAAGCACGTAAAATTGCTTTTAACTTAGGTTTATCTGGAGTTGCTTTAAAAGAAATGACAAAATTTGTTACGAATTTATACAAAGCATATATTGGTTCAGATTCTGCAATGTTTGAGATTAACCCAGTGTTAAAAACATCTGACGATAAAATTATGGCTGTAGATGCTAAAGTATCTTTAGATGAAAATGCATTATATAGACATAGAGATTATGCGGCAATGCGTGATTTAAGAGAGGAAAACCCAATTGAAGTAGAAGCAAAAGCTGCTGGTTTAAACTATGTAGATTTAGATGGAAATGTTGGTTGTATGGTTAACGGAGCTGGTTTAGCAATGGGAACTATGGATTTAATTAAAGAATCTGGAGGAGAACCTGCTAACTTTTTAGATGTTGGTGGAACAGCAGATGCACAAAGAGTTGAAACTGCTTTTGGTATTATTTTAAAAGATACAAACGTAAAAGCAATTTTAGTAAATATTTTTGGAGGTATTGTTCGTTGTGACAGAGTTGCACAAGGTGTTGTAGATGCATATAAAAGTATGGGAGATAGAATAAATGTTCCTATTATTTGTCGTTTACAAGGTACTAATGCAAAAGAAGCGAAAGAATTAATAGACAATTCTGGTATGGAAATTATTTCTGCAACAGAATTCCAAGAAGCTGCAGACAAAGTACAAGAAGTTTTGGAAGCTTCTTAA
- a CDS encoding carbohydrate binding family 9 domain-containing protein — MFKKIYLPLLLMCISFQLSAQINKDRKKVTTTRIKKAPKIDGILDDEAWKNAEELTNFIIFRPDNGVAVKDQYQTTVKVVYDDDAVYISAIMLDLDPENIPREFAVRDNFGLADFFLVTINPNDDGQNPFEFIIQAAGNRIDAKVSNGDEDINWSAVWEGETKITDKGWNAEMKIPYRAIRFANRPIQSWGFNFHRRLEKLNEQHTWTHIDNAVGRWTQYDGLIEGFNNLKPPTRLNLYPYASATSVSFDGETTYDYSVGMDLKYGITDNFTLDATLIPDFSQVGFDNVELNLGPFEQQFTEQRQFFYRRYRTF; from the coding sequence ATGTTCAAAAAAATCTACTTACCATTATTATTAATGTGTATTTCTTTTCAATTGAGTGCACAAATTAATAAGGATCGAAAAAAAGTTACAACTACAAGAATTAAAAAAGCTCCAAAAATTGATGGAATTTTAGATGATGAAGCATGGAAAAATGCGGAAGAGTTAACAAATTTTATCATTTTTAGACCCGATAATGGTGTTGCAGTTAAAGATCAATATCAAACTACAGTAAAAGTTGTTTATGATGATGATGCTGTGTATATTTCTGCAATAATGTTAGATCTAGACCCAGAAAATATTCCTCGAGAATTTGCAGTTAGAGATAATTTTGGACTAGCAGATTTCTTTTTGGTAACTATAAACCCAAATGACGATGGCCAAAATCCGTTTGAATTTATTATACAAGCAGCAGGAAACAGAATAGATGCCAAAGTTTCTAATGGAGACGAAGATATAAATTGGAGTGCTGTTTGGGAAGGCGAAACTAAAATAACTGACAAAGGTTGGAATGCTGAAATGAAAATTCCATATAGAGCCATTCGTTTTGCTAACAGACCTATACAATCTTGGGGATTCAACTTTCACAGAAGATTAGAAAAATTAAACGAACAACATACTTGGACACATATAGATAATGCTGTTGGAAGATGGACGCAATATGATGGTTTAATTGAAGGTTTTAATAATTTAAAACCGCCAACAAGGTTAAATTTATATCCTTATGCGTCTGCAACTTCTGTTTCTTTTGACGGAGAAACAACGTACGATTATAGTGTTGGTATGGATTTAAAATATGGTATAACAGATAATTTTACATTGGACGCAACTTTAATTCCAGATTTTAGTCAAGTTGGTTTCGATAATGTAGAATTGAATTTAGGTCCTTTCGAGCAACAATTTACAGAACAACGTCAGTTTTTTTACAGAAGGTACAGAACTTTTTAA
- a CDS encoding ABC transporter ATP-binding protein, protein MIVSKNIHKYYGDVEVLKGVDLHIKKGEIVAIVGPSGAGKTTLLQILGTLDKPLKEKNFELSINDISLKNLSDKKLSSFRNKHIGFIFQFHQLLPEFTALENVCIPAFIGKKGKKETEKRAQEILNFLGLSHRIDHKPNELSGGEQQRVAVARALINNPSVILADEPSGNLDSESAKNLHELFFKLRDEFGQTFVLVTHNKELAEMADRTLTMKDGKIM, encoded by the coding sequence ATGATTGTTAGCAAAAATATTCATAAATATTATGGTGATGTAGAAGTACTCAAAGGAGTAGATTTGCACATAAAAAAAGGTGAAATTGTTGCAATTGTTGGTCCATCTGGAGCTGGAAAAACTACACTTTTACAAATTTTAGGCACTTTAGATAAACCTTTAAAAGAAAAAAACTTTGAACTTTCTATAAACGATATTTCTCTCAAAAATTTATCGGATAAAAAATTATCATCATTTAGAAATAAACATATTGGGTTTATTTTTCAATTTCATCAATTATTACCAGAATTTACAGCATTAGAAAATGTGTGTATTCCTGCATTTATAGGAAAAAAAGGAAAAAAAGAAACTGAAAAAAGAGCCCAAGAAATTTTAAACTTCTTAGGTTTATCTCATAGAATCGACCATAAACCAAACGAACTTTCTGGTGGAGAGCAACAACGTGTTGCAGTAGCAAGAGCTTTAATTAACAATCCATCTGTAATTTTAGCAGATGAACCAAGTGGAAATTTAGACAGCGAATCTGCTAAAAATTTACACGAATTATTTTTTAAACTTCGAGATGAATTTGGCCAAACTTTCGTTTTAGTTACTCATAATAAAGAACTTGCAGAAATGGCAGATAGAACACTTACCATGAAAGATGGTAAAATTATGTAG
- a CDS encoding CPBP family intramembrane glutamic endopeptidase, with the protein MKETLLNLLVYLKKPVLEQDSNTALNYRFNLFFKLFALCVLTGIIITPIFVLLEELNWVNMDSHEVEKMFKGMAKWKILLVGAVVIPVIEELIFRAPITAFKKPKHFKFSFYFFALVFGFVHISNFETTTSVLLLSPILVLPQILVGFYLGYIRVRLGLQWSMLLHGSYNGFFLALSFLEK; encoded by the coding sequence ATGAAAGAAACCTTATTAAATCTGCTTGTATATTTAAAAAAACCTGTATTAGAACAAGACAGTAACACAGCCCTAAATTATCGATTTAATCTGTTTTTTAAACTTTTTGCTCTTTGTGTTTTAACAGGAATTATAATTACACCAATTTTTGTTTTATTAGAAGAGCTAAATTGGGTAAATATGGATTCCCATGAAGTAGAAAAAATGTTTAAGGGAATGGCAAAATGGAAAATTTTATTAGTAGGAGCTGTTGTAATTCCTGTGATAGAAGAACTTATTTTTAGAGCACCAATTACAGCTTTTAAAAAACCGAAACATTTTAAGTTCTCATTTTACTTTTTCGCTTTAGTGTTTGGTTTTGTGCATATTAGTAATTTTGAAACAACCACAAGTGTCTTATTATTATCACCAATTTTAGTTTTACCACAAATTCTAGTCGGTTTTTATTTGGGTTACATAAGAGTGCGTTTAGGTTTGCAATGGTCTATGTTATTGCATGGTAGTTACAATGGCTTTTTTTTAGCACTTTCTTTTTTAGAAAAATAG
- a CDS encoding ABC-F family ATP-binding cassette domain-containing protein: protein MLSVSNLSVQFGKRILFDEVNTQFLQGNCYGIIGANGAGKSTFLKIISGKQEPTSGNVHLETGKRMSVLTQDHYAFDEFPVLETVVMGNKDLFKIKKQIDELYADYTDENAEKIGELQIKFEEMDGWNADSNAAAMLSNLGIKEDLHYTLMKDLDGKQKVRVLIAQALFGNPDVLIMDEPTNDLDFETIQWLENFLANFDNTVIVVSHDRHFLDAVCTHISDIDFGKINHYSGNYTFWYESSQLAAKQRAQQNKKAEDKKKELEEFIRRFSANMAKSKQATSRKKMIDKLNVEDIKPSSRRYPAIIFDRDREAGDQILNVEGLSKTFEDETLFNDVHINLNKGDKVAVISRNSRAITAFYQIISGNEKADSGEFSWGVTTTQSYLPLDNSSFFKDGELDLVDWLRQYAQTEEEREEVHLRGFLGKMIFSGEEALKKSDVLSGGEKVRCMLSRMMMKRGNVLMLDEPTNHLDLESIQSLNNALINFKGTILFSTHDHEFAQTVANRIIELTPKGAIDRYATFDDYLSDPKIKELRDKMYS, encoded by the coding sequence ATGTTATCAGTATCTAACCTATCAGTTCAATTTGGTAAGCGTATTTTATTCGATGAAGTAAATACGCAGTTTTTACAAGGAAATTGTTACGGAATTATTGGCGCAAATGGAGCAGGAAAATCCACATTTCTAAAAATAATCTCTGGAAAACAAGAACCAACTTCTGGAAATGTACACTTGGAAACAGGAAAGCGTATGTCTGTCTTAACACAAGACCACTATGCTTTTGATGAATTCCCTGTTTTAGAAACTGTAGTAATGGGAAACAAAGATTTGTTTAAAATTAAAAAACAAATCGACGAATTATATGCAGATTATACAGACGAAAATGCAGAGAAAATAGGAGAGTTGCAAATTAAGTTTGAAGAAATGGATGGTTGGAATGCAGATTCTAACGCAGCAGCAATGCTTTCTAATTTGGGTATAAAAGAAGATTTGCATTATACGTTAATGAAAGATTTAGATGGAAAACAAAAGGTTCGTGTTCTAATTGCACAGGCACTTTTTGGAAACCCAGATGTTTTAATAATGGATGAGCCTACCAATGATTTAGATTTTGAAACCATCCAATGGTTAGAAAACTTCTTAGCAAATTTCGATAATACTGTAATTGTAGTTTCGCACGATAGACACTTTTTAGATGCAGTTTGTACACATATTTCTGATATTGATTTTGGTAAAATAAATCATTATTCTGGAAATTATACCTTTTGGTATGAATCTAGCCAATTAGCGGCAAAACAAAGAGCACAACAAAACAAGAAGGCAGAAGACAAAAAGAAAGAATTAGAAGAATTTATTCGTCGTTTTTCTGCGAATATGGCTAAGTCAAAACAGGCTACTTCTCGTAAAAAAATGATTGATAAGTTAAACGTTGAAGATATTAAACCATCTAGTAGACGTTACCCAGCCATAATTTTCGATAGAGACAGAGAAGCTGGAGATCAAATTTTAAATGTAGAAGGATTATCGAAAACTTTCGAAGATGAAACTTTATTTAACGATGTTCACATCAACTTAAATAAAGGAGATAAAGTTGCTGTAATTTCTAGAAACTCTAGAGCAATTACTGCTTTTTATCAAATTATTTCTGGAAACGAAAAAGCAGATTCTGGAGAGTTTTCTTGGGGAGTAACAACAACACAATCTTATTTACCTTTAGATAATTCAAGCTTTTTTAAAGATGGAGAATTAGATTTAGTGGATTGGCTAAGACAATATGCACAAACAGAAGAAGAGAGAGAAGAAGTTCATTTACGTGGGTTTTTAGGAAAAATGATTTTTTCTGGAGAAGAAGCTTTAAAGAAAAGTGATGTACTTTCTGGAGGAGAAAAGGTGCGTTGTATGTTATCTAGAATGATGATGAAAAGAGGAAATGTTTTAATGTTAGACGAACCTACAAATCACTTAGATTTAGAATCTATCCAGTCTTTAAACAACGCTTTAATTAATTTTAAAGGAACCATTTTATTTTCTACGCACGATCATGAGTTTGCACAAACTGTTGCCAATAGAATTATAGAATTAACCCCAAAAGGAGCGATTGATAGATATGCAACTTTCGACGATTATTTATCGGATCCGAAAATTAAAGAATTGCGTGATAAAATGTATTCTTAA
- a CDS encoding TlpA family protein disulfide reductase — MIKKILYILLISVTFIGCTDSNKNEQTFFGGKIINPKSRQVILYAMDKVIDTLYLDSRNKFIKDYKNLNEGLYYFVHGIENQYIYLEPNDSLMLRLNTWDFDESLVFTGKGAERNNILIDCFLEDENDNRFFYSLNKLQPTDYKRKIDSVLNQKLITYQTYVEEHPNETDGFLKVLKTALTFPIYSRLERYPTEHLKHKGLKDFPKVDATFYDYRTKIDLNNDSLMYYTPYASYIRNYLYNYTFSLGHKPMKHNYSSKFTVDLLKTINSKINSKESKNAFLKRTVLDHFYNKSSCDINKEAFAVFAKFSTNKKDKEIIEKLLEDSNKFSGGDKLEGFTIFDFTKHPIKIEEIVKNKSSVLFFWNPEHASEDYIASRIKHFKNNFPKLQFLIVKIDGNDKDRIEKLDIKEQYYINESSTANSFLTSKMPRTILINKQGIIKNGFASISSPKIYNQLKELNKN, encoded by the coding sequence ATGATAAAAAAAATACTCTACATATTATTAATTTCTGTAACTTTTATTGGTTGTACAGATAGCAATAAAAATGAGCAAACGTTTTTTGGTGGTAAGATTATTAACCCAAAATCGAGACAGGTTATTTTGTATGCTATGGATAAAGTTATTGATACTTTATATTTAGATTCTAGAAATAAATTTATAAAAGATTATAAAAATTTGAATGAAGGTTTGTATTATTTTGTTCATGGTATCGAAAACCAGTACATATACTTAGAACCTAATGATAGCTTAATGCTACGTTTAAATACCTGGGATTTTGACGAATCCTTAGTTTTTACTGGTAAGGGTGCAGAAAGAAACAATATTTTAATTGACTGTTTTTTAGAAGATGAAAATGATAATCGCTTCTTTTACAGCTTAAATAAATTACAACCCACAGATTATAAGAGGAAAATTGATTCTGTTTTAAATCAGAAATTAATAACTTACCAAACTTATGTAGAGGAGCATCCAAATGAAACTGATGGATTTTTAAAAGTATTAAAAACAGCATTAACCTTTCCAATATACTCGCGTTTAGAAAGATATCCTACAGAACATTTAAAACACAAAGGTTTAAAAGATTTCCCAAAAGTAGATGCAACTTTTTACGATTATAGAACTAAAATTGATTTGAATAACGACTCCTTAATGTACTATACCCCTTATGCATCTTATATTAGAAATTATTTATATAACTACACGTTTTCTCTAGGTCACAAGCCTATGAAACATAATTATTCTTCTAAATTTACAGTAGATTTATTAAAGACCATAAATAGTAAAATTAATTCTAAGGAATCTAAAAACGCATTTTTAAAAAGAACTGTTTTAGACCATTTTTATAACAAATCTAGCTGCGATATTAATAAAGAAGCATTTGCTGTATTCGCTAAATTCTCTACAAATAAAAAAGACAAAGAGATTATAGAAAAACTTTTGGAAGATAGTAATAAATTTAGTGGAGGAGATAAATTAGAAGGGTTTACAATTTTCGATTTTACAAAGCACCCAATTAAAATTGAAGAAATTGTAAAAAATAAAAGCAGTGTTTTATTCTTTTGGAATCCAGAACATGCTTCAGAAGACTATATAGCATCAAGAATTAAACATTTTAAAAATAATTTTCCTAAACTACAGTTTCTAATTGTAAAAATCGATGGAAATGATAAAGACAGAATTGAAAAACTAGATATAAAAGAACAATACTATATAAACGAATCTAGCACTGCAAATTCTTTCTTAACTAGTAAAATGCCAAGAACAATTCTTATCAATAAACAAGGGATAATTAAAAATGGATTTGCTTCAATTTCTTCACCAAAAATCTACAATCAATTGAAGGAATTGAATAAAAATTAA
- a CDS encoding DEAD/DEAH box helicase translates to MSTFLELGLKEPINKALTDLGYEKPTVIQEKAIPQIISSTTDLKAFAQTGTGKTAAFSLPILELLDESNSNVQAIILSPTRELAVQIGNNIKDFCKYLPKVKVTTVYGGSSMEEQIRSLKRGSQIVVGTPGRTVDLINRRALKLGNVQWLVLDEADEMLNMGFKDELDKVLEATPETKQTLLFSATFPKEVESIARNYMTKPVEITSGEKNQGSDNVSHEYYSVTERTRYPALKRIADLNPDIYAIIFCRTRRETQEVADNLIKDGYSADSLHGDLSQGQRDSVMGKFRKKTIQILVATDVAARGLDVTELTHVLNHKLPDQIENYTHRSGRTGRAGNKGISIVLVNGKEKGKLRQIERIIKKKFVETKVPTGKEIVKNQLMNLIDKVHETEVNESEISEFLPSIYEKLESLNREELIQKFVSLEFNTMLKYYENAKDLNDLSSRDNSRARATDDNMTRFFINIGRKDSLNPAKLIGLINDQNIGDKIEIGAIDILDTFSFFEIDKNFEDKTLEAFSSNQPDFDGRSVNVEITKKERSGGGRRGGKKPFGKKDGGFGRRRSSDGPSSRRSSDNGGGRGRSSDRPDRSSGGDRKSGGFGRKRKER, encoded by the coding sequence ATGTCAACATTTTTAGAATTAGGCCTAAAAGAGCCTATCAACAAAGCATTAACAGATTTAGGTTATGAAAAACCAACTGTTATTCAAGAAAAAGCAATTCCACAAATTATTTCATCTACAACCGATTTAAAAGCATTTGCACAAACAGGTACAGGTAAAACTGCTGCTTTTAGTTTACCAATATTAGAGCTTTTAGATGAGAGTAACAGCAATGTTCAAGCAATTATTTTATCTCCAACTAGAGAACTTGCAGTTCAAATTGGTAATAATATTAAAGACTTCTGTAAATACTTACCAAAAGTTAAAGTAACAACTGTTTATGGTGGTTCTAGTATGGAAGAGCAAATTAGATCTTTAAAAAGAGGTTCTCAAATTGTGGTTGGAACTCCAGGTAGAACCGTAGATTTAATTAATAGAAGAGCTTTAAAATTAGGAAACGTTCAATGGTTAGTCTTAGACGAAGCAGATGAAATGTTAAATATGGGGTTTAAAGACGAACTAGATAAAGTCTTAGAGGCAACTCCAGAAACAAAACAAACTTTATTATTTTCTGCAACATTCCCAAAAGAAGTGGAATCTATTGCAAGAAATTATATGACAAAACCAGTTGAAATTACTTCTGGTGAAAAAAACCAAGGTTCAGACAATGTAAGTCACGAATATTATTCGGTTACAGAAAGAACACGTTACCCAGCTTTAAAAAGAATTGCGGATTTAAATCCAGATATTTATGCAATTATATTTTGTAGAACTCGTAGAGAAACACAAGAAGTTGCAGACAATTTAATAAAAGATGGTTACAGTGCAGATTCTTTGCATGGAGATTTATCTCAAGGACAAAGAGATTCTGTAATGGGTAAATTCAGAAAGAAAACCATACAAATCTTAGTTGCTACAGATGTTGCAGCTCGTGGATTAGATGTTACTGAATTAACACACGTTTTAAACCACAAATTACCAGATCAAATAGAAAATTACACACATAGAAGTGGTAGAACTGGTAGAGCAGGAAATAAAGGTATTTCTATTGTTTTGGTGAATGGAAAAGAAAAAGGAAAATTACGCCAAATCGAAAGAATTATAAAAAAGAAATTTGTAGAAACGAAAGTTCCTACAGGGAAAGAGATTGTTAAAAATCAATTAATGAACTTGATTGATAAGGTTCACGAAACAGAAGTTAACGAATCTGAAATTAGCGAATTTTTACCAAGCATTTACGAGAAATTAGAAAGCTTAAATAGAGAAGAATTAATTCAAAAATTTGTTTCTTTAGAGTTTAATACGATGTTAAAGTATTACGAAAACGCTAAAGATTTAAACGATTTATCTTCAAGAGACAATTCTAGAGCGAGAGCTACAGACGACAACATGACTCGTTTCTTCATAAATATCGGTAGAAAAGATAGTTTGAATCCTGCAAAATTAATTGGTTTAATTAACGACCAAAATATTGGAGACAAAATAGAAATTGGAGCAATTGATATTTTAGATACTTTTTCTTTCTTTGAAATTGATAAAAATTTCGAAGACAAAACATTGGAAGCTTTCTCATCAAATCAACCAGATTTTGATGGACGATCTGTAAACGTAGAAATTACGAAAAAAGAACGTTCTGGTGGTGGAAGAAGAGGTGGTAAAAAACCTTTTGGAAAAAAAGATGGAGGTTTTGGAAGACGTAGAAGTTCAGACGGACCTTCTTCTAGAAGAAGCAGTGATAATGGTGGTGGAAGAGGAAGATCTTCAGACAGACCTGACAGAAGTTCTGGTGGAGATAGAAAATCTGGCGGTTTTGGAAGAAAGCGTAAAGAAAGATAG